The Cellulophaga sp. L1A9 genome window below encodes:
- a CDS encoding TonB-dependent receptor, translated as MKKNLSLGILTLMRIFLLFITIGLSSAYANLAMGQSKMDVELNNLSVEQFFSEIQSTSNYIFFYKDDVISTNKKISLKLKNVKISTILDKAFSNTNLTYKIEGKQIVVKKVESRTTNQNISNDDASVQEKTITGTVYGTDGIPLVGVNILVKGTTQGTQSDFDGHYAINANSTDILAFSYIGMLSQTATVGEKNVIDITLKENAAALGEVVVVAYGTQTKESLTGSVGVVKSETFEQAPVSSFEQALRGSTAGLQASAVDGAPGGNTQVRIRGIGSISASSEPLYVIDGIPIQNGSIGTIDNGGTSTNVMASINPNDIESISVLKDASSTAIYGSRGANGVILITTKSGKSGKAKITLKTLTGFNSQAYNKILKPLNAAEYTELYLEGYVNGGDTAAEAQARFDATFQQLIDPSTGEPTDTNWLDAITRTGITQSYDLSASGGTDNLKYFFSGAYYDQENYIIGSGFNRLSARSNIEFKATDYLTISNNISVSNSTTNTFFDGGSFNNPFKNSLELSPLIPIYDEEGRFNGEHADYFPLGGANPVGALSGDDLWENKQFRVIDNFAVSIKPIKNLTLRSQLNFDLLTLTESQYQNPRYGGGRNSGGIGYEANTSLRTFVGTQTADYNFILGDNHNFNVLGGFEAQETNNESFSASGTQFPNQSLRTLNSASAEFAISGSKSEYTFVSAFSRLNYNYDGKYFLSGSLRRDGSSRFGADNRWGTFYSFGGSWVASRESFLEDVSFLDLLKVRSSWGVTGNAAIGNFPSQGLYVFGQDYDGNPGGSPNQIANPDLTWESQQNFNVGIDFGLFSKISGTVEYFERTSSDLILNVPITLTSGFSSLTQNFGEMKNSGLEISMNADIISKKDFTWNVGFNTTFLKNEITELTDDFTDGAYRRQEGEDFQSFYLYSWAGVNQENGDPQWYTDASKTTITNDISDAERFLDDKSATPEFFGGFNTMFTYKDVSLSANFIYSYGNYIFDSRARGTLGDGRLTPRSTADFIYDNRWQPGSTDALAPQFIWGGRNGSNEGNQTRWLYDGSYIRLRDLTVAYNFTEKITSLLGLNSMRLYARGTNILTFVKEDILYIDPEQGINGSYTGQTPAVKTVSIGLDIQL; from the coding sequence TAAAAATTTCTACCATACTGGATAAAGCCTTTTCAAATACAAATCTTACCTATAAGATAGAAGGGAAGCAAATTGTCGTTAAAAAAGTTGAATCGAGAACAACGAACCAAAATATTTCAAACGATGATGCTTCGGTACAAGAAAAGACAATAACAGGAACCGTTTATGGTACTGATGGAATACCATTAGTAGGTGTAAATATTCTTGTGAAAGGTACCACTCAAGGTACGCAATCAGATTTTGATGGTCACTATGCTATTAACGCTAATAGTACAGACATATTAGCATTTTCTTATATAGGAATGTTATCTCAAACTGCTACTGTTGGTGAAAAAAATGTTATCGATATCACCTTAAAAGAAAATGCAGCAGCTTTAGGTGAAGTTGTAGTTGTGGCATATGGTACGCAAACAAAAGAATCTTTAACAGGATCTGTAGGTGTTGTAAAAAGTGAAACTTTTGAACAAGCACCGGTTTCTAGTTTCGAGCAAGCATTAAGAGGTAGTACTGCAGGTTTACAGGCAAGTGCGGTAGATGGTGCCCCGGGTGGAAATACACAAGTTAGAATAAGAGGTATTGGTTCTATATCAGCGTCTAGTGAACCATTGTACGTTATAGATGGTATTCCTATACAAAATGGTAGTATCGGTACTATAGATAATGGAGGTACTAGTACTAATGTTATGGCATCGATTAACCCTAATGATATTGAATCAATTTCAGTATTAAAAGATGCATCTTCAACTGCAATTTATGGGTCTAGAGGAGCAAATGGTGTTATTTTAATTACCACAAAATCAGGAAAGTCTGGTAAGGCTAAAATTACCTTAAAAACCCTAACAGGGTTCAATTCACAAGCATACAATAAGATCTTGAAACCATTGAATGCCGCAGAGTATACAGAACTTTATCTTGAAGGTTATGTTAATGGTGGAGATACAGCAGCGGAAGCGCAAGCAAGATTTGATGCTACTTTTCAACAACTGATTGATCCTTCAACGGGAGAACCTACAGATACCAATTGGTTAGATGCAATTACCAGAACGGGAATAACTCAAAGTTATGATTTAAGTGCTAGTGGAGGTACTGATAATTTAAAGTATTTTTTCTCTGGAGCTTATTATGATCAAGAAAACTATATTATAGGATCTGGTTTTAATAGGTTAAGTGCCCGAAGTAATATTGAATTTAAAGCGACAGATTATTTAACCATTTCCAATAATATATCGGTTTCGAACAGTACAACAAATACATTTTTTGATGGTGGTTCTTTTAATAATCCGTTTAAAAACTCTTTAGAGTTATCACCGTTAATTCCTATTTATGATGAAGAAGGAAGATTTAATGGGGAACATGCCGACTATTTTCCTTTAGGAGGAGCCAACCCAGTTGGTGCTTTAAGTGGTGATGATTTATGGGAAAATAAACAGTTTAGGGTTATTGATAATTTTGCGGTGTCTATTAAACCAATTAAGAATCTGACCTTACGTTCACAATTGAATTTTGACCTTCTTACGTTAACCGAATCGCAATATCAAAATCCAAGATATGGTGGAGGAAGAAATTCTGGAGGTATTGGTTACGAAGCCAATACGTCACTTAGAACCTTTGTAGGTACGCAAACAGCAGATTATAATTTTATTTTAGGTGATAACCATAACTTTAATGTCTTAGGGGGTTTTGAAGCTCAAGAAACTAATAATGAATCCTTTAGTGCTTCTGGAACGCAATTTCCTAACCAAAGTTTAAGAACGTTAAATAGTGCATCGGCAGAGTTTGCCATTAGTGGATCAAAATCTGAGTATACCTTTGTTTCTGCCTTTTCTAGGTTAAATTACAACTACGATGGAAAATATTTTCTTTCAGGTAGTTTAAGACGAGACGGGTCTTCTAGATTTGGTGCTGATAACAGATGGGGTACTTTTTATTCCTTCGGTGGAAGTTGGGTTGCTAGTAGGGAATCTTTTTTAGAAGATGTTTCCTTTTTAGATTTACTAAAAGTTAGAAGTTCTTGGGGTGTAACAGGTAATGCTGCCATTGGTAATTTTCCTTCACAAGGACTTTACGTTTTTGGTCAAGATTATGATGGTAATCCAGGTGGTAGTCCAAACCAAATTGCCAATCCTGATCTTACTTGGGAGAGTCAACAGAATTTTAACGTAGGTATAGATTTTGGTCTGTTTTCTAAAATAAGTGGTACTGTTGAGTATTTTGAACGTACTTCTTCAGACCTTATTTTAAATGTGCCAATTACCTTGACCTCCGGCTTCTCTTCGTTGACCCAAAACTTTGGTGAAATGAAAAACTCAGGTTTGGAAATCTCAATGAATGCAGATATCATCAGCAAGAAAGACTTTACTTGGAATGTTGGGTTTAATACCACCTTTCTAAAGAATGAAATCACAGAACTTACTGACGATTTTACAGATGGTGCTTATAGAAGACAAGAAGGTGAAGATTTTCAATCTTTCTATTTATATAGTTGGGCTGGTGTGAATCAAGAAAATGGTGATCCACAATGGTATACAGATGCTTCAAAAACAACGATAACGAATGATATCAGTGATGCAGAGCGCTTTTTAGATGACAAGTCTGCTACACCAGAATTTTTTGGAGGTTTCAATACCATGTTCACTTATAAAGATGTAAGCCTTAGTGCCAACTTTATCTACTCTTACGGTAATTATATTTTTGATTCTAGAGCAAGAGGTACATTAGGAGACGGAAGACTAACGCCAAGAAGTACAGCTGACTTTATTTATGACAACAGATGGCAACCTGGTTCAACAGACGCATTAGCGCCTCAGTTTATTTGGGGTGGTCGTAATGGTAGTAATGAAGGAAACCAAACTAGATGGTTGTATGATGGTAGTTATATTCGATTAAGAGATTTAACAGTTGCCTATAATTTTACCGAAAAGATTACTTCGCTATTAGGTTTGAATTCTATGCGATTGTATGCTAGAGGAACTAATATCCTAACCTTTGTGAAAGAGGATATCCTGTACATTGATCCAGAACAAGGTATTAATGGTAGCTACACAGGACAGACGCCAGCAGTGAAGACTGTATCCATAGGTTTAGATATTCAACTTTAA